One segment of Solanum lycopersicum chromosome 1, SLM_r2.1 DNA contains the following:
- the LOC101255138 gene encoding uncharacterized protein isoform X1 translates to MANHELILGQNNDLAVGGENQEIVFDHTHPMGISQNHNNELELAQNHNHELELAQNHNHELELAQNHNHEHEMGIGQSQDHEGNHEHEYDHENGLSMEQKPEHENQELPTENNELDISEHDELGIEENQELDDNLELAVVESHDMGVEPAHEYELHDGQMVLASSTHVLQARTMSTTPDFELHVGQEFPDVKSCRRALRDTAIALHFEIQTIKSDKTRFTAKCASEECPWRIHAAKLPGVPTFTIRTIHDNHTCGGIAHLGHQQASVQWVANSVEQRLRENPNCKPKEILEEIHRVHGITLSYKQAWRGKERIMAAMRGSFEEGYRLLPQYCEQVKRTNPGSIASVYASPDDNCFQRLFISFQASIFGFLNACRPLLGLDRTFLKSKYLGTLLLATGFDGDGGLFPLAFGVVDEENDDNWMWFLSELHTLLEVNTENMPRLTILSDRQKGIVDGVEANFPTAFHGFCMRHLSESFRKEFNNTMLVNLLWEAAHALTIIEFEAKILEIEEISQDAAYWIRRIPPRLWATAYFEGTRFGHLTANIVEQLNNWILEASGLPIIQMMECIRRQLMTWFNERRETSMQWTSILVPTAEMRVADALERARTYQVLRANEAEFEVISHEGTNIVDIRNRRCLCQGWQLYGLPCAHAVAALLSCRQNVHRFTESCFTVATYRKTYSQTIHPVPDKSSWREMTEGDPDAAQAVEVIINPPKSLRPPGRPRKKRVRAEDRGRVKRVVHCSRCNQTGHFRTTCAAPI, encoded by the coding sequence ATGGCGAACCATGAGTTGATCCTTGGTCAGAATAACGACTTAGCTGTTGGTGGCGAGAACCAGGAAATAGTATTTGACCACACTCATCCGATGGGCATAAGCCAGAACCATAACAATGAATTGGAACTAGCGCAGAATCATAACCATGAATTGGAACTAGCGCAGAATCATAACCATGAACTGGAACTAGCGCAGAACCATAACCATGAGCATGAGATGGGTATAGGGCAGAGCCAAGATCATGAGGGGAATCATGAGCATGAGTATGATCACGAGAATGGTTTATCTATGGAGCAGAAGCCCGAGCATGAAAACCAGGAGTTGCCTACTGAAAACAATGAGCTAGATATTTCTGAACATGATGAGTTGGGGATCGAGGAAAACCAAGAACTTGATGATAACCTGGAATTAGCTGTTGTTGAGAGTCATGATATGGGTGTTGAACCTGCACATGAATATGAACTCCATGATGGCCAGATGGTTCTTGCTTCGTCAACTCATGTGCTTCAGGCTCGAACTATGTCAACAACACCTGATTTTGAGTTGCATGTGGGACAAGAATTCCCTGATGTCAAAAGCTGTCGAAGGGCCTTACGGGACACAGCCATTGCTCTTCACTTTGAGATTCAGACCATAAAATCTGATAAAACTCGTTTTACTGCTAAATGTGCCAGTGAGGAGTGCCCTTGGCGTATTCATGCTGCGAAACTTCCTGGTGTACCAACGTTCACTATCAGAACAATTCATGACAACCATACATGTGGAGGAATCGCACATCTAGGCCATCAGCAAGCCTCAGTTCAGTGGGTGGCCAACTCTGTGGAGCAACGGCTTAGGGAAAACCCAAATTGCAAGCCAAAAGAGATCCTTGAAGAAATTCACCGGGTTCATGGAATCACCCTCTCGTACAAGCAAGCTTGGCGTGGAAAGGAACGAATTATGGCTGCTATGCGCGGTTCCTTTGAAGAAGGTTATCGCCTTCTTCCTCAGTACTGTGAACAAGTTAAAAGGACCAATCCAGGGAGTATAGCATCAGTTTATGCAAGCCCTGATGATAATTGCTTTCAGCGGCTTTTTATATCATTCCAGGCTTCTATTTTTGGTTTTCTGAATGCTTGTCGCCCTCTTCTTGGGCTTGACCGGACCTTCTTGAAAAGCAAGTACCTTGGTACTTTACTTTTAGCTACTGGTTTTGATGGTGATGGCGGTCTTTTTCCTCTAGCATTTGGTGTTGTTGATGAGGAGAATGATGATAACTGGATGTGGTttctctctgaacttcataccTTGCTAGAGGTCAATACAGAAAACATGCCAAGACTTACCATCTTGTCTGACAGGCAGAAGGGCATTGTGGATGGTGTTGAAGCAAATTTTCCCACTGCCTTCCATGGTTTTTGCATGCGTCATTTGAGTGAAAGCTTCCGTAAGGAGTTCAATAATACAATGCTTGTTAACCTGTTGTGGGAAGCTGCACATGCTCTTACAATCATTGAGTTCGAGGCAAAAATTCTTGAGATTGAGGAAATATCACAAGATGCTGCATACTGGATTCGGCGGATTCCTCCACGATTGTGGGCCACAGCTTATTTTGAGGGAACAAGGTTTGGGCATTTGACTGCTAACATAGTGGAACAATTGAATAATTGGATTCTAGAGGCCTCTGGACTTCCAATAATTCAGATGATGGAATGCATCAGGAGGCAGCTTATGACTTGGTTCAATGAACGACGAGAAACCAGTATGCAGTGGACGTCAATCCTGGTGCCTACAGCGGAGATGCGAGTTGCGGATGCTCTTGAGCGTGCCCGGACTTACCAGGTTCTTCGTGCTAATGAAGCTGAGTTTGAGGTGATATCTCATGAGGGTACCAATATTGTTGATATTCGGAACCGTCGCTGCCTTTGTCAGGGCTGGCAACTCTATGGTTTGCCCTGTGCACATGCTGTGGCAGCACTACTTTCTTGCCGGCAAAATGTCCACCGGTTTACTGAGAGTTGCTTTACTGTTGCGACGTACAGGAAGACATATTCCCAAACTATTCATCCTGTTCCAGATAAGTCATCATGGAGGGAGATGACAGAGGGAGATCCCGATGCTGCCCAAGCTGTTGAGGTTATTATAAACCCACCTAAGTCACTCCGGCCTCCTGGCAGGCCAAGGAAGAAGCGGGTTAGAGCAGAAGACCGTGGTAGGGTGAAGCGAGTTGTTCATTGCAGCCGCTGTAATCAGACTGGCCACTTCAGGACTACATGTGCCGCTCCAATTTGA
- the LOC101255138 gene encoding uncharacterized protein isoform X2 codes for MRGMANHELILGQNNDLAVGGENQEIVFDHTHPMGISQNHNNELELAQNHNHELELAQNHNHELELAQNHNHEHEMGIGQSQDHEGNHEHEYDHENGLSMEQKPEHENQELPTENNELDISEHDELGIEENQELDDNLELAVVESHDMGVEPAHEYELHDGQMVLASSTHVLQARTMSTTPDFELHVGQEFPDVKSCRRALRDTAIALHFEIQTIKSDKTRFTAKCASEECPWRIHAAKLPGVPTFTIRTIHDNHTCGGIAHLGHQQASVQWVANSVEQRLRENPNCKPKEILEEIHRVHGITLSYKQAWRGKERIMAAMRGSFEEGYRLLPQYCEQVKRTNPGSIASVYASPDDNCFQRLFISFQASIFGFLNACRPLLGLDRTFLKSKYLGTLLLATGFDGDGGLFPLAFGVVDEENDDNWMWFLSELHTLLEVNTENMPRLTILSDRQKGIVDGVEANFPTAFHGFCMRHLSESFRKEFNNTMLVNLLWEAAHALTIIEFEAKILEIEEISQDAAYWIRRIPPRLWATAYFEGTRFGHLTANIVEQLNNWILEASGLPIIQMMECIRRQLMTWFNERRETSMQWTSILVPTAEMRVADALERARTYQVLRANEAEFEVISHEGTNIVDIRNRRCLCQGWQLYGLPCAHAVAALLSCRQNVHRFTESCFTVATYRKTYSQTIHPVPDKSSWREMTEGDPDAAQAVEVIINPPKSLRPPGRPRKKRVRAEDRGRVKRVVHCSRCNQTGHFRTTCAAPI; via the exons Atg AGAGGAATGGCGAACCATGAGTTGATCCTTGGTCAGAATAACGACTTAGCTGTTGGTGGCGAGAACCAGGAAATAGTATTTGACCACACTCATCCGATGGGCATAAGCCAGAACCATAACAATGAATTGGAACTAGCGCAGAATCATAACCATGAATTGGAACTAGCGCAGAATCATAACCATGAACTGGAACTAGCGCAGAACCATAACCATGAGCATGAGATGGGTATAGGGCAGAGCCAAGATCATGAGGGGAATCATGAGCATGAGTATGATCACGAGAATGGTTTATCTATGGAGCAGAAGCCCGAGCATGAAAACCAGGAGTTGCCTACTGAAAACAATGAGCTAGATATTTCTGAACATGATGAGTTGGGGATCGAGGAAAACCAAGAACTTGATGATAACCTGGAATTAGCTGTTGTTGAGAGTCATGATATGGGTGTTGAACCTGCACATGAATATGAACTCCATGATGGCCAGATGGTTCTTGCTTCGTCAACTCATGTGCTTCAGGCTCGAACTATGTCAACAACACCTGATTTTGAGTTGCATGTGGGACAAGAATTCCCTGATGTCAAAAGCTGTCGAAGGGCCTTACGGGACACAGCCATTGCTCTTCACTTTGAGATTCAGACCATAAAATCTGATAAAACTCGTTTTACTGCTAAATGTGCCAGTGAGGAGTGCCCTTGGCGTATTCATGCTGCGAAACTTCCTGGTGTACCAACGTTCACTATCAGAACAATTCATGACAACCATACATGTGGAGGAATCGCACATCTAGGCCATCAGCAAGCCTCAGTTCAGTGGGTGGCCAACTCTGTGGAGCAACGGCTTAGGGAAAACCCAAATTGCAAGCCAAAAGAGATCCTTGAAGAAATTCACCGGGTTCATGGAATCACCCTCTCGTACAAGCAAGCTTGGCGTGGAAAGGAACGAATTATGGCTGCTATGCGCGGTTCCTTTGAAGAAGGTTATCGCCTTCTTCCTCAGTACTGTGAACAAGTTAAAAGGACCAATCCAGGGAGTATAGCATCAGTTTATGCAAGCCCTGATGATAATTGCTTTCAGCGGCTTTTTATATCATTCCAGGCTTCTATTTTTGGTTTTCTGAATGCTTGTCGCCCTCTTCTTGGGCTTGACCGGACCTTCTTGAAAAGCAAGTACCTTGGTACTTTACTTTTAGCTACTGGTTTTGATGGTGATGGCGGTCTTTTTCCTCTAGCATTTGGTGTTGTTGATGAGGAGAATGATGATAACTGGATGTGGTttctctctgaacttcataccTTGCTAGAGGTCAATACAGAAAACATGCCAAGACTTACCATCTTGTCTGACAGGCAGAAGGGCATTGTGGATGGTGTTGAAGCAAATTTTCCCACTGCCTTCCATGGTTTTTGCATGCGTCATTTGAGTGAAAGCTTCCGTAAGGAGTTCAATAATACAATGCTTGTTAACCTGTTGTGGGAAGCTGCACATGCTCTTACAATCATTGAGTTCGAGGCAAAAATTCTTGAGATTGAGGAAATATCACAAGATGCTGCATACTGGATTCGGCGGATTCCTCCACGATTGTGGGCCACAGCTTATTTTGAGGGAACAAGGTTTGGGCATTTGACTGCTAACATAGTGGAACAATTGAATAATTGGATTCTAGAGGCCTCTGGACTTCCAATAATTCAGATGATGGAATGCATCAGGAGGCAGCTTATGACTTGGTTCAATGAACGACGAGAAACCAGTATGCAGTGGACGTCAATCCTGGTGCCTACAGCGGAGATGCGAGTTGCGGATGCTCTTGAGCGTGCCCGGACTTACCAGGTTCTTCGTGCTAATGAAGCTGAGTTTGAGGTGATATCTCATGAGGGTACCAATATTGTTGATATTCGGAACCGTCGCTGCCTTTGTCAGGGCTGGCAACTCTATGGTTTGCCCTGTGCACATGCTGTGGCAGCACTACTTTCTTGCCGGCAAAATGTCCACCGGTTTACTGAGAGTTGCTTTACTGTTGCGACGTACAGGAAGACATATTCCCAAACTATTCATCCTGTTCCAGATAAGTCATCATGGAGGGAGATGACAGAGGGAGATCCCGATGCTGCCCAAGCTGTTGAGGTTATTATAAACCCACCTAAGTCACTCCGGCCTCCTGGCAGGCCAAGGAAGAAGCGGGTTAGAGCAGAAGACCGTGGTAGGGTGAAGCGAGTTGTTCATTGCAGCCGCTGTAATCAGACTGGCCACTTCAGGACTACATGTGCCGCTCCAATTTGA